AATAGGGCCCCGCGCCTCCGGCGGCAAGGGCCGAAGCGGCGGACACGAGGAGGAGTACAAGAAGAGACGATACCTTTTCAACCATGCCTAACTCTCCGGGTCGGCGGCCGGGAAACCGCGAGCAAGGAAACCCTGATTTACTGCACCGAGGGAACCTTCTTGCTGCCTCGGAAGGCCGTACCGGGGGTTCGGGCCGCGCCGGGCGAGATATTTTTTACGCCTTTGCGGGCCGAACCCCCGGTGCAGCCGACGATCCGAATAACATACGATGGGGCTGTAATCATGAGGGAACCCTGGAGTGAGCGCGGATGCTCCCTCAAGGAGTTTTCCGCCGCGGCATGGCGGGCTCACCCCAAGTATAACAGAAGAAGCCGGTACTTATCAAACGGGGGGTCGGTCCGGCGGTCTTCTACCGCTCCTGTCGTGAGAGACGGGGATGATGAAGGTGAACTCGCTGCCCCGGCCCTTGGCGCTCTCGGCCCATATCTTTCCGCCGTGGAACTCGACGAACCGCTTGGTCAGGGCGAGTCCGATGCCCATGCCGTCGTACATCTTCGAGTAGCGTTTTTCGCCGACCTCGAAGATGTCGAAGATGTGGCTCAGGGCCTCGGGCTCTATGCCGATGCCCGTGTCCTTTACGCTCACCCTCAGCAGTGGCGTGAGCCTCTTCTCGTCCATCGCCGTCGAGACCTCCACGCTCACGACACCGGAGCGGGGGGTGAACTTGACGGCGTTGGAGACGAGGCTTGCAAGCATCTGCCTGAACATGGCCCTGTCGGCCCAGATGGTCTTCACGTCCGGGGCGATAGCCTTGCGGATCGTCACTTCCTTCTCCGCCGCAGGGGCGGAGAACTCGGCCACCACCTCGTCGACGACCTCCCTTACGTCGATCTCGGCGACGGGGTGGGAGTCCACCTCCACCGTGGAGCGGGTGAACTCGAGGAGGTCGTTTATGAGGTTGAGCAGCTTGGAGGCGCTCTTTCGGATCTGCGCCAGGTGCTTTTTGTTCTTCTCCGAGAGGGTGTCGGCTATGTCCATCTCCAGGAGCTCGGAAAAGCCCATTATGTGGGTAAGCGGCGTCCTGAGCTCATGGCTTATGTTGGCGAGGAAGGCCTTCTTGGAGCGGCTCGCCTTGAGAAGCTCCTCGTTCATGGTGTCTATGAGGGTGACGAGGGAGACCATCCTCGCCTCGCGCTCCCTTATGGCCTCGGCCATGGCGTTGAGTCCCTCGGCCAGGTCCTGCAGCTCGTCACCCGTCTCCACCCTGACGGTCGTCGAGTAATCGCCCTTCGATATGCCCTCGGAGAACCTCGATAGCGTGCGCAGCGGCGCCGTTATCATCCGCCTCAGACTGAAGTAGAGGGCGGCTATGGAGAGCAGGCCGATGACGGGAAATACGAGGTAGAGGAAGAGCCGGACCCTCGACTCCAGCGCCGACGTATCGCTGCTCATCTCGATATACTCGTTCTCGGCGAGCATGTGGAAGACCTCGGCGTCGCTTATGACCTTGTCGGCGAACCTCGACGTCTCCTCCATGAGCCTTGCGGCGTCCCTGTCGCCCACGGGGTCGTCGATGTACATGAGATCGAGCGTCATGTCGCTGAGGCTGAGTATGCCCTGGCGCACCCTCGTGGCCGCCCTGTTCCACTCCACGTCGCCGCCGAAGCTGTCCAGCTCGGCGAGAAGGGCGGAGAGCTCGGTGACTATACGGTCGAACTCGTCCCTCTTCTCGATGGAGCCCGTTATGAGGTAGTCGCTGCTCGCCTGCCGCAGCCTGGAGAGCTGGAGCTGGAGGGCGCTGGTTATCTCCACCTTCTTCGACACGGCCCCCATCCTGTTGAAGGCCGTCAGCAGGCTCTGGATCATCATGTAGTTCCAGAAGAGGAAGAGCAGGGCCAGCAGCACTCCCACGACGAAGGAGCCGACTATCTTGGTGTTGATGCTTATCCTCACGGCTCCACCACCATGATACCGTCGACTCCTTCGACCTCGGAAGACCATGAGGAGGGGATGTAGGCCACCGCGCCCCTGTCGCGGCGGACGATATCGAGGATGTCGTCCACGGTGCCCACGGTCCTGGGCAATGACTTGCCCTGCTGGAAGACGAGCTTTATCCAGTGGAGCTTGTAGGCCTTCGCCTCCATGCCCACTATCTCGCGGAGGAAGGCGTCCTTGACGGCTCCCTCGGTGAGGTTTATGGGAGTAAGGCGCGTGCCGCCGGCAAAGAGCCGCTCGCCCAGGTATATCTCCCTGAGGGTCTCCCTGTCGAGATCGCCTATGGGATTCCGGGAATTGGCGATTACGATGTAATCGGCGCCGAAGGCGCAGGTCTCGAAGAGGAGGAGGAAGAGCGCTATGAAAAGGGATCTCCTCACGGCTCCCTCCTCAGAAATGGAAGGCCCACTGCGTCTCCACGACGTTGTAGGAGCGGTAGCCCGCCATCTCGTCGCGGCGGAACTGGAGCTTCAGGACCGCCCGCAGCGGGGAGAAGTCGTATTTGACGCCGGCGATGTACTGTGTTCTGCTCTTCCCGCCGGCAAGGCTCGAGAAGTAGGGATCGGAAGGGTCGGAGTCCAGGGTCTCGTACCTCCCATAGGGAGTGAAGGCGTTGAGCCTGTAGGCCGCCTGGAAGTAGTAGGCGTCGGCCCGGTGGTGGGCGTTGGAGATGATGAAGTACTCGGCGTGGAGCTCGAGACCATGCCGCAGGTAGTGCGTGAAGGCGTTGAGCACACGCACGTCCGCACACCTCCGCGTCAGCGTATCCAACGAGTACCTTGTGGCCGACACGCCGAGGGTCAGGCCGGCCACGGCGTCGGGCCTTATGCTGAGGCGGCCGGCCAGCTGCTTCGCGTCGTCGTTGTCGGCCGTGTTGTTCGGCGAGAGTTCGCCGGTGGCCGTGTTCAGCGCGGGGCCGTTGCCGACCTCGAACTCGTAGCGGATCCTGGAGTCCGCGGCCGAGACGGCGCCCGCCGCCTCGACTCCCACGATGTGTACGGGCATGACGCCGTTGTCGTGTTCGAACTGCAGGAAGAAGGGCCTCTCCACCGTGACGAAGAGATATCGCGAGTGGTGGTACTCCTTGTTCCAGTACCCCAGCGCCGTGTGGAAGCGCCCCGCCCTCAGCGCAAGGCGGTCGTCGAAGGTGTAGCCCACCCACAGGCGCTCGAGCTCCACCCCGGCGTAGTCGTTGTCTATCTCTATCTCCATCTCGAAGAGGAAGTTGAGCCTGCCGCCGTAACTGGCCGTCGAGTAGAGGGCGAGGTCGCCGACGGTGAAACCGTGGTTGGCGTTCTCCCTGCCGGCCGTCGAGTAGATGACGTCGCCGAAGGCACCGAGGTTGTAGCCGAACTTCGGCCTGATCTCCTCCATGTCTTTTCTCGCCATGGTCTCGGCCCTGTACCTGCCGATCATCTCGTCGAGTTTCTTCTCCACGGCGTCGAGGCGGCGGTCCACCTCGTCCCCCTCCGCCGAGACCCCGAGCGGGAAGAGGAGGACGAGGAAAAAGAAGGCGCCTGCCGCGAGCGCGGAAACCTGCAGGCCGAAGGGCGCGCCCCCTGACTCGGCGGTTACAGACATAAACACTCCCTCAGGGCGACCGTTGCCCGGATGCGGCGGCAGCGGCCAGCCCTCGTGCAAGCATGTCGTTTTCGGCCGGGAGCCTTACCGCCACCCTCAGGAAGCGGTCGTCGAGGCCCCGGAACCCCCTCATGTCCCTTACCAGCATCATGCGCTCGAAGAGCAGCTTCCTTACGTGCCGGCCCGTAATCCCCGGCGGGCGCAGCTTGAGGAGGAAGTAGTTGGCCGCCGATGGGAAGACCTCGCAGACCCCGGTGGCCTCGATGCGGCGTCTCATGCGCGGGGCCTCGTCGCGCAGCCAGCGACGGATGCGCCCGGCATGGGCCGCGTCGTCGATGGCGGCCACGGCGGCGGCAGCGGCGGCCACGTTCACCGACCACGGCGGCGCAAGGCGCTCGAAGCGCTCTATCACGGCGCGGCAGGCCACGACGGCCCCCACCCTCAGGCCGGCGAGGGCGAAAAACTTGGTCATCGAGCGCAGCACCACGAGGTTTTCCATGCCCACGGCGTCGCCTTTGACCGACAGCGACTCGTCGAAGTCGGCGAAGGCCTCGTCGACGACGAGCACGGCTCCCCGCCGCAGGCAGCGCCGCGCCGTCTCGACGACGAACTCCCTCTCCATGGCCGCGCCCGTGGGGTTTGCCGGATTGGCGAGCCAGACGAGGTCGTAGCCTCCGCCGTCGACGGCCGCGAAGAGCTCGTCGCCGTCGGGGAGAAAGCGGTCCTCCTCCCTTGCCGCAAGCCCCTCGACCCTGCAGCCGTACGCCTCGAGGGCCGCCCTGTACTCGCTGAAGCAGGGGTCCACCACGAGGGCCGAGGCCGGCGCGAATACGGCGGGGACGAGGTATATGAACTCGGTCGAGCCGTTTCCGGGCAGCACCTCGCCTTCTTCGACGCCGTAGAGGCGGGCCAGGGCCCCCCTGAGCTCCCTCATGGACCTGTCGGGGTAGGCCCCCGCAAGACGCAGGGCCCGCCGGGCGGCCTCGAGCGCGGCATCGCCGGGACCGAAGGGGGTGATGCTGGCGCTGAAGTCGGTTATCTCCCCCGGCCCGACCCCCAGGGCCCGGGCGGCTCCCCAGATGTCGCCGCCGTGTTCCTCGCTCATCGGACTGAGTGCCCGTCCTTTCTCGACCGCGGTGAAAGGGTCACCGCCGCATCTTCCGCGGCTGCGCGGCGAAAAGACCTCTTGTCTCTGTGGTGAAGTATCGATGAAGTCGACGGCTGTCCGGCGCAAGCAGGTAAGGACGGGTAACGGACCCGTCCGGGACGGCCGCGGAAACGAAACCGCTCCCGTGACCGGAAAGACGATAGACGGTCGTGCGCAGCGGGTCCGCAAGGGCATCCAGGAGCGCGGCGACCCATTCCGTCACCGCCGCCCGTCGAAGAGACCGGCAAGCCGTACAAACATAACAAGTCGAACTGCGGCAGTCAAGCCCATTTTCGGGCGCTCAGGTGAGCACGACCCTTGCATCGACGGCGAGAACGCCCCTTTCGTAGGCGATGAGGGGGTTTATCTCCATCTCTCTTAGGCCCCCGAGCTGCGAGATCAGGCGGGAGACGGCGGCGACCGATGCGGCCAGGGCATGGAGGTCGCGCGGCGGCAGGCCGCGATAGCCGGCAAGCAGGGCGTAACCCCTGAGCTCGGCCACCATGGCAAGTGCCTCGTCCTCATCGACGGGAGCGAGCCTGAACGTCACGTCCTTGAAGAGCTCCACGGCCACGCCTCCCGTGCCGACCATGACGGCCGGACCGAACTGCCCGTCCACAAAGGCCCCGACGATGAGCTCCACGCCGCCCGATGGGGCCGTCTCTTCCACGAGCAGCCCCTCGATGCGGGCCCCGGGCGCCGTCCCGGCAAGGCGCGAGGCGATCTCGGCCCAGGCCCTCTCAAGCCCCTCGGGACCGTCTATCCCCAGGCGCAAGGCCCCGACGTCGCTCTTGTGGACTATATCGGTCGAGACGGCCTTGAGCACAAGGGGAGGCGTGAGGGCGCGGGCCGCTTCGGCGAGGACGCCGGCGTCCTCCACGACCACCGAGCGGGGCACGGCTATGTCCAGGGCCCCCACGATCTCCTTGGCCTCGGGCTCTGTAAGGACCCGGCGCCCGACGGCGCGGGCGGCCCCGACGATCCGGCGGGCGTGAGAGACGGCGCGTTCGGGAAGGGCCGCGGCGGCTTTCGCAGACGACGCGGCCGCGGCCCCCGCAGAGGGCACCCCGCAGAGCACGGCCGCGGCCCTGGCGGCGGCCTCGGGCGTGGGGAAGACCGGTATGCCCCGGCTCTCGAAGCGCCTGTTCATGCGTCTCGTGTACTCCCCGCCCGGCGAGCACACGAGTACGGGCTTTCCGGAGCGGCCGGCCGCCTCCGCCACCAGGTCGGCCAGCCCGGCCCCGAGCCGGGGAGGCCCCCAGAGAGCGGCAACGACGGCCACGTCGTAGAAGTCGCCGTCGAGCACGGCCTCTACGGCGTCGGCGAACCAGCGGTCGGTCACGCTGCCCGTGAGGTCCATGGGGTTGGAGACGGCGAAGTAGGAAGGAAAGCGCTCCTCGAGCCGCCTCTTCACCTCGCCTGGCAGCTCGGCCACGTCGAGCCCGAGGGCGCTGAGCGCGTCGGCCGTGTTGACGCCCATGCCGCCGCCGTCGGTTATGACGGCGCAGCGCCTGCCCCGGGCGGGAGAGAAGAAACTAAGGGCCTTGCAGCCGTCCATGAGCTCCTCGAAGCCGCCGAGCTCGATGACGCCCGCCTCCCTGAAGGCGGCCCTGTACAGCTCGTAGCGGCCGGCCACGGCCCCTGTGTGCGAGAGGGCCGCCTTCACTCCGGCCCCCTCCCTGCCGACCTTGACGGCCATGACCGGCTTGCGGGCGGCGCACCGGGCGGCGGCCTCGACAAAACGCCTCCCGTCGTCAACGCCCTCGATGTAGAGGGCGACGACCGAGGTGGCCTCGTCGTCTGCGAGGAAGTCGAGACAGTCGGCCTCGCCCACGTCGCTCTTGTTGCCGTAGCTTACGACCCTGGCCACTCCCAGCCCCTCGTAGGCCAGGAGGTCCATGGCCGTGACGGCGAAGGAGCCGCTCTGGGAGAGGATGGAGAGCGGGCCGCGCCCCGGACGGGCGGACCGCTCCCGGGGGATGAAGAAGGTGTCTACACCCGAGAGGGTGTCGTAGATGCCCAGGCAGTTGGGACCGACGAGCCTGACGCCGTCGCGCCGGGCGATCTCCACGAGACGCGCCTCGAGCTCCCTGCCCTCGCGGCCCGCCTCGCCGAAGCCTCCGCTTACGACCACGGCGGCGCGCACGCAGCCGCGGGCCTCGTCCAGGGCCCGGACGGCCGCCGCCGCCGGGACGGCGAGCACCGCAAGGTCCACGCTCACGCCTATGGCCGCGAGCGAGGGATAACACCTCCTGCCGGCAACACTCTCGTGGGCGGGGTTCACGGCATAGAGCTCTCCGCCGAAGCCCCCCATGTTGGCCATGACGACCTGCGAGAGCTTTCCCGCCCTGTCGGTGGCCCCCACAACGGCGACGGAGCGCGGAGCGAAGATGGGAAGAAGCGACTCACGCCCATCCATATCTCTAACGTCCGTCGAGCCAGAAGAGGGCCTTGGGCACGGCCTGGAGCCGCGCTACCCCGCCGTATCCTGTCTCTGGGCGCCGGCCCGCGACCTCGAAGCGCGAAAGCCCGCGCAGCGCCTTCGACGCCCTCCCGGCGGCGTCGCCCGCGGCGGCGTCGCAGCTCTCCGGCGACAGGCCCAGGAGCTCGACCTCCTTGCAAGTCCTTGCCATGGCACCACCTCCCTTGCCGGTCCCCCTCGGTCGGGGGAGACTCCCCCCCTTGCCGCGCCGGGCGGGGTTTTACGCCCTTGCCGGCCCGATCTCCCCGGCTCCGTCCCCCGAGAGGCGGCCGGAGCGCTCAGAACCCGATGTTAACCGCCGTGAGCAGCACGAGGACGAAGCCTGCGGCGAGGATCGAGAGGTTGAGGGTCGAGCTCCGGGCATGGACCTCCCTGAAGCGTTCGCGCAGCGCCTGCCGCGCCTGCTCGTCCCGCTCGGCCCGCACCTGGGCCTTTATGGCCCTCGCCTCCTCGCCCACCACAAGGCCGGTGTAGAATACGGCCCCAGTCATCGCGCAGATTACGAGCATCCTCAGAAGGGGAAAGACACCTTCCGAGACGGCGACGGCGATGATGGAGACGAGGGCGAGGCTGCCGCAGACGTAGCCTATGAGCCAGTACTTGGGGAATATGTCGCCCACCACGTCTCCCGCCGTCTCGCGCGGCAGGACCTTGAAGATGCTGGGAGCCGCCACGAAGCTGAAGAAGGCCATGGAGCCCACCCAGACGACGATGGAAGAGAGGTGAATGAATTTCATGAAGGTCAACATCTTGCTTGAAATCCTCCCGAAGCCGGCCGGGCCGCAGGCGGCCCGGCCGGGAATGAAGAAGGTGCGGCGGATGAACCGGGGATCGGGAACTCTTCGCCGCGGCCCTTGCGGCCCTCGGCTCGCGACGACCCCTTTCGAGTCTTCGGCGCCCCGCTAAAAGAGGATACTGCGCACTATGAGCGAAGCCAGCGCCATGACCAGCGCCGTGACGTACATGATCTTGACGCTCGAGGCGACGGCCTCGTCGTCGACGGCCCTTGCGCCGTCGCCGATAAAGGGCTTCTCCACGGTTTCGCCCCCATAGGAGGAAGGTCCCCCCAGCCGCACGCCGAGCGCCCCGGCTACCGCCGCCTGGGGATAGCCGGCGTTCGGACTCGGCGAGTCGAGGGCGTCGCGCCGCACCGTCTCGGCCGCCTTCCGCCAGTCGCCTCCGAGCACGAGCGAGGAGAAGACCATGAGCCATGCCGTTATGCGGGCGGGTATGAAGTTGGCCCAGTCGTCGAGTATGGCGGCGGCGCGGCCGAAGTTGACGTACCTGGCGTTCCTGTAGCCCACCATGGAGTCGAGGGTGCTCACGGCCTTGTATACGAGGGCGAGCACCGGACCGCCCAGGGCGAGGTAGAAGAGCGGGGCCACGACACCGTCGGACGTGTTCTCCGAGACCGTCTCCACGACGGCCTTCCTGATCTCCTCGGCCGAGAGCCCTTCGGTGTCGCGGCCCACGATCCCGGCGAGACGAAGCCTCGCCTCCTCTATACCCTCCTTTTCGAGGGCGTCGATCACGGCCGTGGCCTCCTCGTCGAGCGACCTGATGGAGATGGCGGACCAGCCCATGTATACGGCGACGAGGAAGTAGGCGAAGGGATGGACGCGCCAGGCGATATAGAGGGCCAGCGCCGAGACGACGAAGACGACGCCGACCGTGGCTATGACGAGGAACTGACCCGCCTTGCGCTCGGCCACGGGGTCCATGTGGGGCTTCAGCAACTGCTCTTCGAGAAAGGTGACGAGCCCGCCCATGCAGCGCACGGGATGGGGAAGCTTCCTCGGGTCTCCCACGGCGAGGTCAAGGAGTATGGCGGAGACGAATATGACCGGAAAGTAACTCATCGTACCTCCATAAGCATAAGTGGCGACGGGCTCCGGCGCTGCCGGCCGCCTCGTCGGTTTTCTCGGGGCCGGACTGATATTTTATGCACAGCCGCACGATCTTTCAAGTATTTCCGTAACCGCCACGGCCGGCGCGGGAATGGCCGGGCGGCCTCGACGGGGCGGAATCTGCGGCGAGACCCATTATCTCCAGTATCTTATCGACATCGATGGCCGACTCGACGAGACGGGAGAGCCGCTCCACGGCGGCGGCGCGCTCCCTGCCCCACCGCCCGCCGGAGCGTAGCGGCGCAAGCCCCTTTCTCCTTCTGAGCTCGTTTACGAGGGCCCGCCTGAAGCCGTCGCCGTCGAAGAGACCGTGTATGTAGGTGCCCCACACCGAGCCGTCGCCGGAGACAAAGCCCTCTTCCCTGCCGCCGACCACGGCGAAGGGCCTGCATCCCATAACCGTCGTCTCGCCCATGTGTATCTCGTAGCCTGCGACCTCGTAGCGGCCGGCGCCGGGCCACACCCCACTCATATCGACCTCGCCGCTGGCATGGACGGTCTTCTTGACCTCGAGCATGCGCGTGCGGCCCTCCACGAGGCCGAGCCCCTCGCAGCGGCCGCCCGACTCCACGCCCGAGGGGTCCTCGACCGAGCGCCCCAGCATCTGCAGGCCGCCGCAGACGCCGGCCACCATGCCCCCCCGTCTTGCGTGCTCCCTTATCGCCCCGCAGAGTCCGCGGCCTCGGAGCCAGACGAGGTCCTCTATCGTGTTCTTGCTGCCCGGCAGCACGACGAGATCGGCCCCGGCGAGCGCGGCGGCGTCGTCCACGTAGCGAAGCTCCACGTCGTCTTCCACCGTGAAGGGGTCGAAGTCCGTGAAGTTCGATATGCGCGGAAGCCTCACCACGGCCACGACCACGGTTCCCCCGGCGGCCCCGGCCGTAGCGCCGCGCCCCTGCGCAAAAGGCCCCTCCACGGCCACGCCGTCCTCGTCGGGCAGTCCCCTGCGGTCGAACCAGGGCACCACGCCGAGAACGGGCACGCCCGTCCTCTCCTCGACAAACCCTACGGCGCCCTCGAGAAGCGATGCGTCGCCCCTGAACTTGTTTATCACAAGGCCCTTCACGCGCCGGCGCTCGGCGGGCTCCAGCAGCTCAAGCGTCCCCACAAAGGCGGCGAAGACCCCGCCCCTGTCGATGTCTCCCACCAGCACCACGGGGCTGTCGGCCATGGCGGCCATGCCCATATTGGCTATGTCGCCGTCGCGCAGGTTTATCTCCGCCGGACTGCCGGCGCCCTCGATGACGACCGCGTCGTAACGGCCGGCGAGCCTTTCGTAGCTTTCCAGGACGTAACGGGCCGCCTCGCGCCTGAAGCCCTGGTAGTCGCGGGCGCTCATGACCGAGTGGACCCTGCCGTGTATTATCACCTGCGAGCGCGACTCGCCCGAGGGCTTGAGGAGCACGGGGTTCATGTCCACGGTGGGGGCTATGCCCGCGGCCTCGGCCTGAAAGGCCTGGGCCCGCCCTATCTCCCCGCCGTCGGCCGTGACGAAGGAGTTGAGCGCCATATTCTGCGCCTTGAAGGGCGCAACGCTCAGGCCCCGCTCCCTCAGTATCCTGCACAGCGCCGCCGTGAGCAGGCTCTTTCCCACATGGGAGGCCGTACCCTGCACCATGAGCGGCCGCGCCCGTCTCTTTGCTTTACTCATTGAAATATGTTAAACTTGAGGGACGTTCGAAACCATCCCGGTTACAGTTGTTCAAGTTTTTGGCGGATACGGTCGATAAGAAAGTACAGGGCGGTACCGGCCTGTGAGTTCCTCGGGCCGGACCCTCTGTCACCGGACAGCGAGACCGGGTGAACGGAAATGATGAAGGCAACCGGAAAGATAACACTCATGGCGCTCGTAGCCGTGGCCCTGTCGGCCGCCGCGGCCCGGCCGGCCGACATAAAGGAGCTCAGGGCGCGGGTGGTGGAAGTGGCCTCGAAGATAGAGGAGGCGACGTCGCGGCGGATCAACATCGTCGTCATGCCCGAGTTCAAGGCCGACGCCTGCGTCTTCCCCGACGGCACCGTAGTCATAACGTCGGGCCTCATCGAGGCCGCCGACAGCGACGACGAACTCGCCTTCGTCATCGGTCACGAGCTGGCCCACGTCATCGGCCGGGACTTCGGCCAGGCCGCCCTCCCCGCCATAATAAGGCCCGACAAACTCACCAGAAAGCTCGCCCGCGAGATAGCGGCCGACATGGGCGGCATGTACGTGGCCGAGAAGGCCGGTTACAACCCCTACGCGGCCATAAGGATACTCACCCGCATCGCTCCTGACTTCGATACCTTCTTCGAGCACAGGATCGACGTCATGACGCTCTACATAAAGCACGTCGCTTCCCCGGCGGCGCCCCTGCCCGAACCTTAGGGGTCCTCGCGGCGCTCCCCACCTCCCCCCGCCCGCCGGCCGGGAGAAGATAGATTACACCAACGAGGCCGCAGGGGGCAAGATTTTTACGCACCCCCTCCGAAGCCCCATTAATTACCCTGGGGGAAACTTTCTGTAGAAAGTTTCCCCCAGACCCCCTCCAAAGACTTTCAATGCGAGTTGATTTCCTATCGCCCCATCGCCCTCCATGAAAAGGGATTTGTTCTTTGTGGGGAGCTGCGCCGTATGTTACCATATCCGGTCATGGAGAAGAGTATCGTGCTCGCCTCGGCTTCGCCGAGGCGAAGGGAGCTGGTGAAGGGTCTCGGTCTCGACTTCACCGTCGAGGCGCCCGATGTGGACGAACGGCCCCTTGCCGGAGAGGAGCCCGAGGCCCACGCCCTGCGCCTTGCCTCGCTGAAGGCGCGGACCGTGGCGGGGCGGCTCCGTGAGAGAGGCGTCGGCGAGGCCCTCGTCGTCGCCGCCGACACCGTCGTGGCCATCGACGGCCGCATCCTCGGGAAACCGGCGGACGGTAGCGATGCGGCGGCCATGCTCAGGAGACTCTCGGGCCGCACGCACCGCGTGGTGACGGCCCTGTGCGTGACGGACGCCCTCTCCGGGCGGAGCATACGGAGGGCCGTGACGAGCCGCGTGACCATGAGGCCCCTAAGCGAGGCCGTGATAGAGGAGTACCTGGCGAGCGGCGAATCGATGGACAAGGCCGGGGCATACGCCGTACAGGGCCTCGGCGCAAGGCTCGTCGAGCGGGTCGAGGGCTCGTACACCAACGTCGTGGGCCTGCCGGTAGACGAGCTCATCGAGACGCTTGCGTCGCTGGGCCTCTCCGTCTCCCCGCCGCGGCGGAGGCGCCGATGAACGCGGAGAAGCTCAGAGCGCGGCTCGACCCCCTGTACCGAAGCTTCGACCTCTCGCGCATCTCGCCGGACCCGCTCGAGTTCGTCCACATCTTCGACGACCCCGGCGACAGGGAGGTGGCGGGCCTCATAGCCTCGTCGCTCGCCTACGGGAGGGTCGAGGGCATAAAGCGCAGCATAAGGCGCGTGCTCGACGCCGTTGAATGGAGGCCCTGGGCCGCCGCCGTCAGCTTCGACGCCAGACGCGACGCACAGCGCTTCGAAGGCTTCAGGCACCGTTTCAACGACGGCACCGACATAGCCTGCCTCTTCCGCTACGCCAGGCTCATGATCGAGCGATCTGGCTCCATCGGCGGCTTCTTCCTCGAGGGCTACGACCCCTCGGCGCCCAACATAAAGGACGCGCTCGCCTCGTTCTCGCGGCGAGTCCTCGCCCTGGACAGGGACGGTCTCTACGGCGACGGCGAGCTCCCGCCGCGGGCAACGGTGCGCTTCTTCTTCCCCTCGCCCCTCGACTCAAGCCCCTGCAAGCGCCTCAACCTCTATCTTCGCTGGATGGTCCGCCGGGGCGACTCAATCGACGCCGGCCTCTGGCGCGATGTCTCGCCTTCCAAGCTCGTAGTCCCCCTCGACACCCACATGGCCCGCATCTGCCGCAACATAGGGCTCACCTCCCGCAAAAGCCGCGACTGGCGAATGGCCGAGGAGATAACCGACTCGCTCAGGGCGCTCGACCCCGAGGACCCGGTCAAGTACGACTTCTCGATCTGCCGTCTCGGCATCCTCGACCGTTGCCCCACCCGGCGAAGCCCGGACAAGTGCGAACGCTGCCCCATAAAAGACCTCTGCGTCCTCTGACCGGCCGCAGGCAGGGGTGCCTCCTTTACTTAAGGAAACTCTGATTAATTACC
The sequence above is drawn from the Deltaproteobacteria bacterium genome and encodes:
- a CDS encoding septum formation inhibitor Maf — encoded protein: MEKSIVLASASPRRRELVKGLGLDFTVEAPDVDERPLAGEEPEAHALRLASLKARTVAGRLRERGVGEALVVAADTVVAIDGRILGKPADGSDAAAMLRRLSGRTHRVVTALCVTDALSGRSIRRAVTSRVTMRPLSEAVIEEYLASGESMDKAGAYAVQGLGARLVERVEGSYTNVVGLPVDELIETLASLGLSVSPPRRRRR
- a CDS encoding cobyric acid synthase yields the protein MSKAKRRARPLMVQGTASHVGKSLLTAALCRILRERGLSVAPFKAQNMALNSFVTADGGEIGRAQAFQAEAAGIAPTVDMNPVLLKPSGESRSQVIIHGRVHSVMSARDYQGFRREAARYVLESYERLAGRYDAVVIEGAGSPAEINLRDGDIANMGMAAMADSPVVLVGDIDRGGVFAAFVGTLELLEPAERRRVKGLVINKFRGDASLLEGAVGFVEERTGVPVLGVVPWFDRRGLPDEDGVAVEGPFAQGRGATAGAAGGTVVVAVVRLPRISNFTDFDPFTVEDDVELRYVDDAAALAGADLVVLPGSKNTIEDLVWLRGRGLCGAIREHARRGGMVAGVCGGLQMLGRSVEDPSGVESGGRCEGLGLVEGRTRMLEVKKTVHASGEVDMSGVWPGAGRYEVAGYEIHMGETTVMGCRPFAVVGGREEGFVSGDGSVWGTYIHGLFDGDGFRRALVNELRRRKGLAPLRSGGRWGRERAAAVERLSRLVESAIDVDKILEIMGLAADSAPSRPPGHSRAGRGGYGNT
- a CDS encoding TIGR02757 family protein → MNAEKLRARLDPLYRSFDLSRISPDPLEFVHIFDDPGDREVAGLIASSLAYGRVEGIKRSIRRVLDAVEWRPWAAAVSFDARRDAQRFEGFRHRFNDGTDIACLFRYARLMIERSGSIGGFFLEGYDPSAPNIKDALASFSRRVLALDRDGLYGDGELPPRATVRFFFPSPLDSSPCKRLNLYLRWMVRRGDSIDAGLWRDVSPSKLVVPLDTHMARICRNIGLTSRKSRDWRMAEEITDSLRALDPEDPVKYDFSICRLGILDRCPTRRSPDKCERCPIKDLCVL